One genomic window of Elaeis guineensis isolate ETL-2024a chromosome 2, EG11, whole genome shotgun sequence includes the following:
- the LOC105035966 gene encoding serine/threonine-protein kinase SAPK10 gives MDRAALTVGPAMDLPIMHDSDRYELVKDIGSGNFGIARLMRDKQTRELVAVKYIERGEKIDENVQREIINHRSLRHPNIIRFKEVILTPTHLAIVMEYASGGELFERICNAGRFSEDEARFFFRQLISGVSYCHSMQVCHRDLKLENTLLDGSTAPRLKICDFGYSKSSVLHSQPKSTVGTPAYIAPEVLLKKEYDGKIADVWSCGVTLYVMLVGAYPFEDPGDPKNFRKTIQRILGVQYSIPDYVHISPECRRLIARIFVANPAMRITIPEIRNHEWFLKNLPADLMDDNTMSNQYEEPDQPMQSIDEIMQIIAEATIPAAGTRGLNQYLTGSLDIDDDMEDLDSDPELDVDSSGEIVYAM, from the exons ATGGATCGGGCTGCGTTGACGGTCGGGCCAGCTATGGATCTGCCGATAATGCACGACAGTGACCGGTACGAGCTGGTGAAGGACATCGGGTCCGGGAACTTCGGGATCGCAAGGCTAATGAGGGACAAGCAGACCAGGGAGCTAGTGGCGGTGAAGTACATCGAGCGGGGCGAGAAG ATAGATGAAAATGTTCAGCGAGAGATAATTAACCATAGGTCTTTGAGGCATCCTAATATTATTAGGTTCAAAGAG GTTATTCTGACTCCAACTCATCTGGCTATTGTTATGGAATATGCTTCTGGTGGCGAGCTTTTTGAGCGCATATGCAATGCTGGTCGCTTCAGTGAGGATGAG GCCCGCTTTTTCTTCCGGCAGCTTATATCAGGAGTTAGCTATTGCCACTCTATG CAAGTATGTCACCGTGATTTAAAACTGGAGAACACCTTGTTGGACGGAAGCACAGCTCCTCGTCTGAAGATATGTGATTTTGGGTATTCAAAG TCATCAGTTCTGCATTCACAACCAAAGTCAACTGTTGGAACTCCTGCATACATTGCTCCTGAAGTGCTACTCAAGAAGGAGTATGATGGCAAG ATTGCTGATGTGTGGTCTTGTGGAGTGACTCTTTATGTGATGTTAGTGGGAGCATATCCTTTTGAGGATCCAGGAGATCCCAAAAACTTCCGGAAGACAATACAG CGTATATTAGGAGTTCAGTATTCAATTCCTGACTATGTCCACATATCTCCTGAGTGCCGACGCTTAATTGCAAGGATTTTTGTCGCCAATCCTGCTATG AGGATAACAATCCCTGAGATACGAAACCATGAGTGGTTCTTGAAGAACCTTCCTGCTGATCTAATGGATGACAACACCATGAGCAATCAATATGAGGAGCCTGACCAACCTATGCAGAGCATAGATGAGATAATGCAGATTATAGCTGAGGCGACCATCCCTGCAGCTGGTACTCGTGGGCTCAACCAATATTTGACGGGGAGCCTCGACATCGATGATGACATGGAGGATCTTGACTCTGATCCTGAGCTTGATGTGGACAGCAGTGGGGAGATAGTGTATGCAATGTGA